Proteins encoded within one genomic window of Halocatena marina:
- a CDS encoding DUF899 domain-containing protein gives MNLPDVVSRDEWRVAREELLAKEKELTKARDELNTARRQLPMVEIESDYVFEGTAGEASLLDLFEGRRQLIIYHFMFDPNWDEGCSSCSSGADEVSEGLLEHLHSRDTTLAYVSRAPLTKLELFKQRKGWTFPWYSSYDSDFNYDFHVTLDESAAPIEYNYRTTSDHEKAGTSYYVEGEQPIERHGHSCFLRDGDSVFHTYSTYGRGAEMVGGSYYFLDLTALGRQEDWEKPEGRVNRKRPPDPDLST, from the coding sequence GTGAATCTTCCAGATGTCGTCTCACGAGATGAGTGGCGAGTCGCCCGTGAGGAGTTGCTGGCCAAAGAAAAGGAACTTACCAAAGCACGGGATGAACTGAACACCGCACGCCGTCAGCTTCCGATGGTCGAGATTGAGTCAGATTACGTCTTTGAGGGCACGGCTGGCGAGGCTAGCCTCCTCGATCTATTCGAGGGCCGTCGTCAGCTCATCATTTATCATTTCATGTTCGATCCAAATTGGGATGAGGGCTGTTCAAGCTGCTCGTCCGGAGCTGACGAAGTTTCGGAGGGGCTTCTCGAGCACTTACACTCCCGCGACACGACATTGGCGTATGTTTCCCGCGCGCCGCTAACCAAACTAGAACTATTCAAACAGCGCAAAGGATGGACGTTTCCCTGGTACTCATCGTACGATAGCGACTTCAACTACGACTTTCATGTCACTCTGGATGAGTCCGCTGCTCCTATCGAGTATAACTATCGAACCACATCCGACCACGAGAAAGCAGGGACGTCATACTACGTCGAGGGCGAGCAACCCATCGAACGCCACGGACATAGCTGCTTTTTACGTGATGGCGACAGCGTCTTTCACACCTACTCCACGTACGGCCGTGGTGCCGAAATGGTCGGAGGCTCGTACTACTTCCTTGATCTGACTGCGCTGGGTCGACAGGAAGATTGGGAGAAGCCAGAGGGCCGCGTGAACCGCAAACGACCACCCGACCCAGACCTTTCGACGTAG
- a CDS encoding sensor domain-containing protein has translation MFPLGICYFTLLTTGFLLGLPLVSIFVGIPILVGLLVVVVALAAFERMILRTLLAVDIHPTPAEKTRGLWSRTKQLVTRLQTWTAVVYLLSEFAYGSVAFGVVGSLLATTVSFLLAPLYYESTSVVVFGPIPRTDITLQLLFGWDSLLVGLTTTFALGAWQIETLTSALLISALGFVLLLVSAKCINIVIWVWSHYARIMLTTPRY, from the coding sequence ATGTTTCCGCTTGGAATCTGTTACTTCACCCTACTCACAACCGGATTTCTACTGGGGCTGCCACTCGTATCCATCTTCGTTGGGATCCCTATTCTCGTCGGATTACTCGTCGTGGTGGTTGCGTTGGCAGCGTTCGAACGAATGATCCTTCGGACGTTGTTAGCTGTCGATATCCACCCGACTCCGGCTGAGAAGACCCGAGGACTCTGGTCCCGAACGAAGCAGCTTGTGACTCGTCTGCAAACGTGGACGGCGGTGGTGTATCTGCTGAGTGAGTTCGCGTACGGTAGTGTCGCGTTTGGGGTGGTGGGGTCGCTGTTGGCGACGACAGTCAGCTTCTTGCTAGCACCTCTGTACTACGAGAGTACTTCTGTCGTCGTGTTTGGACCGATTCCACGTACTGATATTACCCTTCAGCTTTTGTTCGGTTGGGACTCCCTCCTCGTTGGTCTCACAACGACATTCGCGCTCGGAGCGTGGCAGATTGAAACACTCACCAGCGCACTCCTCATTTCTGCGCTTGGATTCGTCCTCCTGCTGGTGTCGGCCAAATGCATCAATATAGTCATATGGGTATGGAGTCACTATGCACGCATCATGCTAACGACCCCTCGCTATTGA
- a CDS encoding MFS transporter gives MSDTTPHKRLLVLTFGTFVMGTGNLVFTGVLGELAGDLGVSEGSAGLLVTIYAVVVIVGSPILVSLTGTVARKRLLLGTVLLYGVTNAVAAILPTFELLVFDRAIIAVGAAIFVPVAVSVAAALAPAGKKGQAIGLVVAGSAGSFVVGLPLGTLIGGYGGWRATFAFVGSIALLAFIGLWVFLPSVEATDSTVGLQALQVIRRPAVIVNIGLITTAFTSVFVGVTFIGPLLRNITGFGNTGVSLLQLLLGVGGIGGATVGGYGSDHWNTTKMLLGIFVGVILGIFPFWLLAPVAGSIGAIVGAIAALMIGASAVFALIPTQQNRLLQAAPESREVVLALTLSGQFLGIALGSAIGSVTLTVLDSYASLGLVGALIGVGGLGAVSYLYVTGDRMVMPRSSDA, from the coding sequence ATGAGTGACACCACTCCGCACAAGCGATTGTTGGTGCTAACCTTCGGAACATTCGTCATGGGAACGGGTAATCTCGTCTTCACGGGGGTGCTCGGTGAACTTGCGGGAGATCTTGGCGTCTCGGAAGGAAGTGCTGGCTTGCTCGTAACGATCTACGCTGTTGTTGTCATCGTCGGTTCACCGATACTCGTCTCGCTCACTGGAACCGTCGCTCGGAAACGTCTCCTCCTCGGGACAGTTCTGTTATACGGTGTTACAAACGCAGTTGCCGCTATTCTTCCCACGTTCGAATTACTCGTGTTCGATCGGGCAATCATTGCTGTTGGGGCAGCGATCTTTGTTCCTGTTGCCGTTTCAGTCGCCGCCGCGCTCGCACCAGCCGGAAAGAAAGGTCAGGCAATTGGACTTGTCGTTGCAGGCTCAGCAGGATCATTCGTCGTGGGACTTCCACTGGGGACGCTTATTGGTGGATACGGTGGGTGGCGCGCAACCTTTGCCTTTGTCGGTAGCATCGCTCTTCTCGCATTCATCGGATTGTGGGTGTTCTTACCATCAGTTGAGGCTACAGACTCAACTGTCGGACTTCAAGCATTACAGGTTATCAGGCGACCAGCAGTCATCGTGAATATTGGATTGATCACGACAGCGTTCACAAGTGTGTTTGTCGGTGTCACATTCATCGGGCCGTTGCTGCGTAACATCACAGGATTCGGCAACACTGGTGTTAGCTTACTACAGCTTCTTCTCGGCGTCGGGGGCATCGGGGGAGCCACTGTTGGCGGCTATGGATCAGATCACTGGAATACAACGAAAATGCTGCTTGGCATCTTCGTCGGTGTGATTCTCGGCATTTTCCCATTCTGGTTGCTGGCTCCGGTTGCTGGATCGATCGGAGCGATTGTGGGTGCAATAGCAGCACTCATGATTGGCGCAAGCGCAGTGTTCGCACTGATTCCGACCCAACAGAACCGCCTGCTTCAGGCCGCACCAGAGTCACGAGAAGTTGTCTTGGCACTTACGCTCTCAGGACAGTTTTTAGGGATCGCGCTCGGGTCGGCGATCGGAAGTGTAACGCTCACTGTTCTTGACTCGTACGCCAGTCTTGGTTTAGTCGGTGCGCTGATCGGTGTCGGAGGACTGGGGGCCGTTTCGTATCTGTATGTGACAGGAGATCGAATGGTGATGCCACGCTCAAGTGACGCATGA
- a CDS encoding halocyanin domain-containing protein has product MAETETNRNQKLASSRSQPEKSCYFATDRRNFLRAVGGLTTLGLLAGCIGGMSENANADDKSASSVDGWLAESDNYDSITDMTGEAAVTIEVGPESNEHVFAPAAVRIDPETTVTWKWIGSGYHNVVDRDGQFESGEPEETATFEHEFKTTGMYFYYCTPHKSVGMKGVLIVGNDSDSTSSNSTETGTGSE; this is encoded by the coding sequence ATGGCTGAGACAGAGACAAACCGAAACCAGAAGCTGGCGTCATCCAGATCACAACCCGAGAAATCGTGTTATTTTGCGACAGATCGGCGAAATTTCCTACGTGCGGTGGGTGGTCTCACCACTCTCGGTTTGCTAGCAGGATGTATTGGTGGAATGAGCGAAAACGCAAACGCAGACGATAAAAGTGCAAGTAGCGTCGATGGCTGGCTCGCTGAGTCAGACAATTACGATTCGATCACGGACATGACGGGAGAAGCTGCTGTCACTATCGAAGTCGGTCCCGAGAGTAACGAACACGTGTTCGCCCCAGCAGCAGTCCGTATCGATCCAGAAACGACGGTCACGTGGAAGTGGATCGGCAGTGGATATCACAATGTTGTCGATAGGGATGGGCAGTTCGAAAGCGGGGAACCAGAGGAAACGGCCACGTTCGAACATGAATTCAAAACGACAGGAATGTACTTCTACTACTGCACACCGCATAAATCGGTTGGGATGAAGGGTGTGCTCATCGTCGGAAATGACAGTGACAGTACATCCAGCAATAGTACGGAAACTGGTACGGGTAGTGAATGA
- a CDS encoding twin-arginine translocation signal domain-containing protein has protein sequence MTEDTHDTGSTEDRETNSATSKQRSSNRFVDVFGGASRRDFLKAGAAIGVGSLALGFGSSAMAAKVEEKCNTDYGKIDVGNGFTLMDNQWGMAGADQCIWLNDDGSYGYDFDASNAGGGINYPEVFIGTRPWGDDTGVAEFPLQRQDVDEFVMEVDADSNISGGEWDWAEEWWLMEQPPDQQTETHQYEIMLLLDWGGGHDHGGVQVPGAWTDRFGNTVDLWTVYNSGGTSAKFYIFRIQGGHDGGKIDMAEIIEYLSTNEGIRGDLWLSGIELGNEYWSGAVGQTTYNTFNVTINGSTYTSGSSDGAETPTATPTDTPTDTPTDTPGGGLVINDYDGSPAWSSNTNDLGQWCGGGSFQNGGGAVSGDALVLEYNNGGWMQEQINQDISDYTTLVLTVKGASGGEESGIQFEMGGVSTSLAAVTSDSIGTSYSDLTVDLESAGVDRSASSLSLRLNFWGAGSSTLSIQELRLE, from the coding sequence ATGACAGAAGACACACACGATACCGGCTCGACAGAGGACCGAGAGACGAACAGCGCTACCAGTAAACAGCGATCGAGCAATCGATTTGTCGACGTATTCGGTGGTGCTTCACGCCGGGATTTCCTGAAGGCGGGTGCCGCCATCGGGGTCGGCAGTCTCGCACTCGGTTTCGGAAGTTCGGCGATGGCCGCGAAAGTCGAGGAAAAGTGCAACACTGATTACGGCAAGATCGACGTCGGGAACGGGTTCACGCTGATGGACAACCAGTGGGGGATGGCAGGTGCCGATCAGTGTATCTGGCTCAACGACGACGGAAGCTATGGGTACGACTTCGACGCATCGAACGCAGGCGGCGGGATCAACTATCCAGAGGTGTTCATCGGAACGCGACCGTGGGGTGACGACACGGGCGTCGCCGAGTTCCCTCTCCAGCGCCAAGACGTTGATGAGTTTGTGATGGAGGTTGATGCCGACAGCAATATCTCTGGCGGCGAGTGGGACTGGGCCGAAGAGTGGTGGTTGATGGAACAGCCCCCTGACCAGCAGACCGAAACACACCAGTACGAGATCATGCTGTTGCTCGATTGGGGTGGTGGCCACGATCACGGAGGTGTGCAGGTTCCCGGTGCCTGGACCGACCGCTTTGGCAACACGGTTGATCTCTGGACCGTCTATAACTCCGGTGGAACGAGCGCCAAGTTCTACATCTTCCGGATTCAGGGTGGTCACGATGGCGGCAAGATCGACATGGCAGAGATCATCGAGTATCTCAGTACGAACGAGGGAATCCGAGGCGACCTGTGGCTTTCGGGTATCGAACTCGGAAACGAGTACTGGAGTGGTGCCGTGGGACAGACCACCTACAACACGTTCAATGTCACTATCAACGGCTCGACGTACACGAGCGGGAGCAGCGACGGAGCCGAGACGCCAACAGCAACACCGACAGACACACCCACCGACACACCAACTGACACGCCGGGTGGCGGGCTAGTGATCAACGACTACGACGGCTCACCCGCGTGGTCGTCGAACACGAACGATCTGGGCCAGTGGTGTGGCGGCGGCTCGTTCCAGAACGGCGGTGGGGCAGTCTCTGGGGACGCCCTCGTTCTCGAGTACAACAACGGCGGGTGGATGCAAGAACAGATCAACCAGGACATCAGCGATTACACGACGCTCGTTCTCACCGTGAAAGGCGCATCTGGCGGCGAGGAAAGCGGCATTCAGTTCGAGATGGGCGGCGTGAGCACGTCACTTGCTGCGGTGACAAGCGACAGCATCGGCACGAGTTACTCTGATCTCACCGTCGATCTGGAGTCGGCGGGCGTCGATCGCTCTGCCTCCTCGCTGTCGCTGCGACTGAACTTCTGGGGAGCCGGAAGCAGCACTCTCTCCATCCAAGAACTCAGACTCGAATAG
- a CDS encoding PKD domain-containing protein — translation MALGLFGSSPTSGAAASFGDGVNLQPSYFCRGDQNLGWGLMNQYPDIQTVRIEIEPFSFNEISTTRDDAKRWIDEANSHGYEVIASYHHYPDNGSSNASALQTAADWWVDHYSYLSQDSPFTINMMNEWGDHSVTASQYASAYNDALSTVRSGTNYSGPIVCDAPGWGQETHRLADATSQIDDDNIICSVHVYPSGWNQEVNEALQPSHLDVVDETGYPCMVGEFGNWASSPSGADWSAIVDHAKSLGWPVIGWAWNGDGSGDPMNMSSPYWGDDCGATSYSASSYFDVVYNKLGNGGNGGDDTTAPSRPPNLSVTGTTSSSVSVSWDGSTDSGGSGLAHYAVSVDGLQDQTVSAGTTTATVDSLAAETSYEIGVSAVDGAGNASNTSTVTATTSTGDGAGDVLAEVEPSTTTATVGERITFQVADTSGDERWITALDWTFGDGTTARGWWNEHAYAAAGTYTVAVTATANDGDTTTDEVTITVS, via the coding sequence ATGGCACTCGGGCTTTTCGGCAGCAGTCCGACGAGCGGGGCAGCGGCCTCGTTCGGTGATGGGGTCAATCTCCAGCCCTCGTATTTCTGTCGCGGTGACCAGAATTTGGGCTGGGGTCTCATGAACCAGTATCCGGATATCCAGACGGTACGGATCGAAATTGAGCCGTTCTCGTTCAACGAGATCAGCACGACGAGAGACGACGCAAAGCGATGGATCGACGAGGCCAACAGTCACGGATACGAAGTGATCGCAAGCTACCATCACTATCCGGATAACGGCTCGTCCAACGCGTCTGCACTGCAGACCGCGGCCGACTGGTGGGTCGATCACTATAGCTACCTCTCACAAGACTCGCCGTTCACCATTAATATGATGAACGAGTGGGGTGATCACAGCGTCACGGCTAGCCAGTACGCGTCGGCGTACAACGATGCACTCAGTACAGTTCGGTCGGGGACGAACTACTCCGGTCCAATTGTCTGTGACGCCCCCGGCTGGGGACAGGAGACACACCGACTTGCCGACGCTACATCACAGATCGACGATGACAACATCATTTGCTCGGTACACGTGTACCCGAGCGGATGGAATCAAGAGGTCAACGAGGCGCTACAGCCGTCCCATCTGGATGTGGTGGACGAGACGGGGTATCCCTGTATGGTTGGAGAGTTCGGAAACTGGGCATCGAGTCCCAGTGGGGCCGACTGGTCCGCGATTGTCGACCACGCTAAATCCTTGGGCTGGCCGGTGATCGGATGGGCATGGAACGGTGATGGCTCTGGCGATCCGATGAATATGTCGTCTCCTTACTGGGGCGACGACTGTGGTGCGACCTCGTATTCGGCATCTTCGTACTTCGATGTCGTGTACAACAAGCTCGGTAACGGCGGGAATGGCGGTGATGACACGACGGCTCCGAGCCGACCCCCTAATCTCTCGGTGACGGGCACAACAAGCTCTTCAGTTAGTGTGAGCTGGGACGGGTCCACTGATTCTGGCGGAAGCGGGCTGGCTCATTACGCAGTGTCGGTCGATGGCTTGCAGGACCAGACCGTCTCTGCTGGGACCACTACAGCAACCGTCGACTCACTTGCTGCGGAGACGAGCTACGAGATCGGCGTCTCTGCGGTTGATGGCGCAGGGAACGCATCGAACACGAGTACCGTTACAGCGACAACTTCCACAGGGGATGGTGCAGGAGACGTGCTCGCGGAGGTAGAGCCGAGCACGACGACTGCGACCGTTGGCGAGCGGATCACGTTCCAAGTCGCGGACACTTCCGGCGATGAGCGGTGGATCACAGCTCTTGACTGGACGTTCGGGGACGGCACGACCGCGAGGGGCTGGTGGAACGAACACGCCTACGCGGCCGCAGGCACTTACACGGTCGCGGTGACGGCCACCGCTAACGACGGAGACACGACCACTGACGAGGTGACCATCACTGTCTCCTGA
- a CDS encoding alcohol dehydrogenase, with translation MSDTMRAVEVPEPGASFELVELAVPAPDTTEVRVEIDACGVCHSDAYAKTGGYPGLSYPRIPGHEIVGRVDAVGSDVEMWTEGDRVGAGWHAGHCFVCEACRRGEFQQCENEEIHGVTIDGGYAEYATINAEVLARVPSELDAVDAAPLLCAGVTTYNALRHTDARAGDLVAVQGIGGLGHLGVQYACQAGFETVAISRGTDKKEYAFELGADHFVDTEAEDAANALSELGGATAILATAPNAAAISSIVPGLGMDGEVVVVGVPDEPIEVSGATLVGTRGSVRGWASGHARDSQDALEFSALRDITPEVEVYDLTEVSDAYNRMMENEVRFRAVLEP, from the coding sequence ATGTCCGATACGATGCGTGCAGTAGAAGTCCCTGAACCTGGTGCATCGTTTGAACTGGTCGAGCTAGCAGTTCCAGCCCCCGACACAACAGAAGTTCGTGTCGAGATCGACGCCTGTGGCGTTTGTCATAGCGATGCGTACGCGAAGACCGGTGGCTATCCCGGTCTCTCCTATCCACGAATCCCGGGCCACGAAATTGTCGGACGGGTGGATGCAGTCGGATCGGACGTTGAAATGTGGACAGAAGGTGACCGTGTTGGTGCGGGCTGGCACGCAGGCCATTGTTTTGTCTGTGAAGCCTGCAGGCGCGGTGAGTTCCAGCAGTGTGAAAACGAAGAAATTCACGGCGTAACAATCGATGGCGGGTATGCTGAATACGCTACAATCAACGCAGAGGTACTCGCTCGGGTACCCAGTGAACTCGATGCAGTAGATGCTGCACCCCTTCTATGTGCTGGCGTAACAACGTATAACGCCCTCCGGCACACAGACGCTCGGGCGGGGGATCTCGTCGCAGTGCAGGGGATTGGTGGTCTCGGTCATCTCGGTGTGCAGTATGCATGTCAGGCAGGATTCGAAACGGTTGCAATCTCACGTGGAACTGATAAAAAAGAGTACGCGTTCGAATTGGGCGCCGATCATTTCGTTGATACCGAAGCAGAAGACGCCGCAAACGCACTCTCAGAGTTGGGTGGTGCGACAGCAATCCTCGCAACAGCGCCGAACGCAGCCGCTATCTCGTCAATTGTTCCTGGCTTGGGGATGGACGGTGAAGTTGTTGTCGTGGGGGTTCCTGACGAGCCAATCGAAGTGTCTGGAGCAACATTGGTTGGAACACGTGGATCTGTTCGCGGCTGGGCGTCTGGACACGCCCGTGACTCTCAGGATGCGTTGGAGTTCAGCGCGCTTCGCGATATCACGCCCGAAGTGGAAGTATATGACCTGACAGAGGTCTCTGATGCGTACAACCGGATGATGGAGAATGAGGTCCGGTTCCGAGCGGTGCTCGAACCGTAA